A DNA window from Brassica napus cultivar Da-Ae chromosome C1, Da-Ae, whole genome shotgun sequence contains the following coding sequences:
- the LOC125579870 gene encoding uncharacterized protein LOC125579870, which produces MAKLFDKVMDLSPAKTTWKIKVKIIRLWRQYSAGDIDSIEMGDTIHATVNEDVVPIFESFLEEGDSKIFINFSLSQACGSYRLTKHPYKIWFQATTRIRLCDDLPYRLTGFTHVNFREILDGTLSPEYLIDIMGQIVEVTHVEIVSLNGKDTEKISLLLKNEEDVRIPLVVWGKVALDLSEAIQLLSDRTLICVMKFVKLKVWKEVEAFAKLLPKENISLAIVKSKPLSMVSMMSEEEDYFVKTPQKTISDILETRKVERCYVRCTIAAIDNDMGWYYISCKVCGTKVDMLHNNVHPGGTYELDVRCMLYCTKCKMLNPKLKLRYKLHLVVLDNTGHTKLQGRA; this is translated from the exons GCGAAAACTACGTGGAAAATTAAGGTCAAGATAATTCGTCTGTGGAGACAATACTCCGCAGGCGATATTGACAGTATTGAGATG GGGGATACGATTCATGCAACTGTTAATGAGGATGTGGTTCCGATCTTTGAATCTTTCCTCGAAGAAGGTGATTCGAAGATATTCATCAATTTTTCGCTTTCTCAAGCATGTGGCTCCTATCGATTAACCAAGCATCCTTACAAAATTTGGTTCCAAGCCACCACTCGGATTCGACTTTGTGACGATTTGCCATACAGATTGACTGGTTTTACCCATGTTAATTTTCGTGAAATCTTAGACGGAACTCTCAGCCCTGAATACTTGATCG aTATTATGGGTCAGATAGTAGAGGTAACTCATGTTGAAATTGTATCTCTTAATGGGAAGGATACGGAAAAGATTTCATTGCTCTTAAAAAATGAAGA AGATGTTAGGATTCCATTGGTTGTATGGGGAAAGGTTGCACTAGATCTAAGCGAAGCAATTCAACTTCTTTCTGATCGAACTCTTATTTGTGTTATGAAGTTTGTGAAGCTCAAAGTATGGAAAG AAGTTGAAGCTTTTGCAAAATT GTTACCAAAGGAAAATATATCTTTGGCAATTGTGAAGTCTAAACCACTTTCCATGGTGTCAATGATgtcagaggaagaagactacTTCGTGAAAACGCCACAGAAAACAATATCTGATATTTTGGAGACGAGAAAG gttgAGAGGTGTTACGTGAGGTGCACTATAGCTGCAATTGATAATGATATGGGTTGGTACTATATTAGTTGCAAAGTGTGTGGTACAAAAGTAGATATGTTGCATAATAACGTTCACCCCGGAGGAACCTATGAACTGGATGTTCGTTGTATGCTCTACTGTACTAAGTGCAAAATGCTTAATCCTAAGCTCAAGCTAAG GTACAAGTTGCATTTGGTAGTACTAGATAATACAGGCCACACCAAGTTGCAGGGCCGAGCCTGA